The following are encoded in a window of Vicinamibacterales bacterium genomic DNA:
- the hprK gene encoding HPr(Ser) kinase/phosphatase: MIGVSVATVLRDLAETSGAGLELVAGGSGADRRITNPHPQKTGLALSGFDQYLREGRVLVLGESEIRFLESLSSAERMDVVGRVFAHDIPCLVVTAGFAPPPELAAEADRVGLPLLRSRGATPIVMARLSAALDAYLAARAVVHGVLMDILGLGALIVGESGIGKSECALDLVVRGHRLVADDAVELRARAESFLIGSCPELTRHHMEIRGLGLINVQDLFGVASTRSSKRIELVVQLERWDPAREYDRLGLDEAHYETLGIRVPMIRMPVAPGRNLAILVEVAARNQLLRNGGLNSARRLTDRLDAELARAREHVDIDFGEDI, translated from the coding sequence ATGATCGGCGTTTCTGTCGCCACCGTCCTCCGCGACCTTGCCGAAACGAGCGGCGCCGGCCTGGAGCTGGTGGCCGGCGGCAGCGGCGCCGACCGCCGCATCACCAATCCTCATCCCCAGAAGACCGGTCTCGCCCTCTCGGGGTTCGATCAGTACCTGCGCGAGGGACGCGTGCTCGTCCTTGGCGAGAGCGAGATCCGCTTCCTCGAGTCGCTCTCGTCTGCGGAGCGCATGGACGTCGTCGGCCGTGTGTTCGCGCACGACATTCCCTGCCTGGTCGTCACCGCGGGGTTCGCGCCGCCGCCGGAGCTCGCCGCCGAGGCGGACCGCGTCGGACTGCCGCTGTTGCGCTCGCGCGGGGCCACGCCGATCGTCATGGCGCGGCTGTCGGCCGCGCTCGATGCGTATCTGGCAGCGCGCGCCGTCGTGCACGGCGTGCTGATGGACATCCTCGGCCTCGGCGCGCTGATCGTGGGGGAGAGCGGCATCGGCAAGAGCGAGTGCGCGCTCGATCTCGTCGTCCGCGGCCATCGCCTCGTCGCCGACGACGCCGTCGAGCTGCGGGCGCGGGCGGAATCCTTCCTGATCGGCAGCTGCCCGGAGCTGACGCGCCATCACATGGAAATCCGCGGCCTCGGGCTGATCAACGTGCAGGACCTGTTCGGCGTCGCCTCGACGCGGAGCTCGAAGCGCATCGAACTGGTCGTCCAGCTCGAACGCTGGGATCCGGCCCGCGAATACGATCGGCTCGGGCTCGACGAGGCGCACTACGAGACGCTCGGCATCCGCGTCCCGATGATCCGGATGCCCGTCGCGCCCGGGCGGAATCTCGCGATCCTGGTGGAAGTGGCGGCGCGGAACCAGTTGCTGCGCAACGGCGGGTTGAACTCGGCGCGGCGGCTGACCGACAGGCTCGACGCAGAGCTGGCGCGCGCCCGCGAACACGTCGACATCGATTTCGGAGAGGACAT